Proteins from one Rubripirellula tenax genomic window:
- a CDS encoding GNAT family N-acetyltransferase translates to MFTIDTTHDIASLLNDKDAWNRLSRGVPFRETSWLGPWWESLGEGKTAHVVVARDEAGNLRGLLPLYHVGGGVLSMIGDGEACTDHVSVLASEADAVEVARAMGLHLAKEAASSDHGWEVLDIDGVLEGDEPMAAFASGLKEGGATLHAQSRMSVWYRPADANWDDHLKRHGKTQRRQMRRWSEKLQTLEKVVAQTDAQVDELLGFVMDMHQRRWVAAGECGSFANEDFCKFIFGSAKDFLSRGQLYLAVIKHEGVPIAGELKMIGNNGVLYSYSAGYDIEYADMEPGRLMCIDGIMELYARGLKGLDFMRGDEMYKSRFATESHRLFRVRAVAPTLLPRLRHAAWCTGFELKQWARRRSGRPVIVVLDPTAMTVPVIAVTN, encoded by the coding sequence ATGTTCACGATTGACACTACCCACGATATCGCCAGCTTGCTCAACGACAAGGACGCCTGGAACCGGTTGTCACGGGGCGTTCCGTTTCGCGAAACTTCGTGGCTTGGGCCATGGTGGGAATCACTGGGCGAAGGCAAAACGGCGCACGTCGTCGTGGCACGTGACGAAGCCGGAAACCTTCGCGGGTTGCTGCCGCTGTACCACGTCGGCGGCGGTGTGCTGTCAATGATCGGCGACGGCGAAGCTTGTACGGACCATGTTTCGGTGCTGGCAAGCGAAGCCGACGCCGTCGAAGTCGCTCGCGCAATGGGGCTGCATTTGGCGAAGGAAGCCGCATCGTCGGATCACGGTTGGGAAGTCCTGGATATTGACGGGGTCCTCGAAGGCGACGAACCAATGGCGGCATTCGCATCGGGATTGAAAGAAGGTGGTGCCACGTTGCACGCGCAAAGCCGGATGAGCGTTTGGTATCGCCCGGCCGACGCGAATTGGGACGACCACTTGAAACGTCACGGCAAGACGCAACGACGCCAAATGCGACGTTGGTCTGAAAAACTGCAAACACTTGAGAAGGTCGTTGCCCAGACGGACGCCCAGGTGGACGAACTGCTGGGATTCGTGATGGACATGCACCAACGCCGTTGGGTTGCGGCTGGTGAATGCGGCAGCTTTGCGAACGAAGACTTCTGCAAATTCATCTTCGGGTCGGCAAAAGACTTTCTAAGCCGCGGACAACTCTACCTGGCCGTCATCAAACACGAAGGCGTCCCGATCGCCGGTGAACTGAAAATGATCGGCAACAATGGAGTGCTTTATAGCTATAGCGCTGGATACGACATCGAATACGCCGACATGGAACCCGGACGATTGATGTGCATCGACGGCATTATGGAACTGTACGCTCGCGGGCTGAAGGGCCTGGACTTCATGCGGGGCGACGAAATGTACAAGTCTCGTTTTGCGACCGAGTCGCATCGTCTGTTCCGCGTCCGAGCCGTTGCACCGACGTTGCTGCCACGGCTGCGCCATGCGGCTTGGTGCACGGGTTTCGAGCTGAAACAGTGGGCCCGACGCCGTAGTGGCCGCCCAGTCATTGTGGTGTTAGATCCGACCGCGATGACTGTGCCAGTGATCGCTGTGACGAATTAG